The following proteins come from a genomic window of Rhodobium gokarnense:
- a CDS encoding YcgN family cysteine cluster protein: protein MAVSDVSYPRPLPFWEEKALEEMSRAEWESLCDGCGRCCLNKLEDYDTGEIAWTDVACTLLDDKTCRCRDYENRTRVIPDCVPLDAATVRTIAWLPPTCAYRLIAEDRDLYWWHPLLSGDPETVKLAGISVEGKVISEDEIPVEEYEDRVVTWPEEEG, encoded by the coding sequence ATGGCCGTATCCGATGTTTCTTATCCCCGCCCTCTTCCATTCTGGGAGGAGAAGGCGCTGGAGGAGATGAGCCGGGCCGAGTGGGAATCGCTCTGCGACGGCTGCGGCCGCTGCTGCCTCAACAAGCTGGAGGACTACGATACCGGCGAGATCGCCTGGACCGACGTCGCCTGCACGCTCTTGGACGACAAGACGTGTCGGTGCCGGGACTACGAGAATCGCACCAGGGTGATCCCCGACTGCGTACCGCTCGATGCCGCGACGGTCCGCACCATCGCCTGGCTACCCCCGACCTGCGCCTACCGCCTCATCGCCGAGGACCGGGACCTCTACTGGTGGCACCCGCTCCTCTCCGGCGACCCGGAAACCGTCAAGCTCGCCGGTATCTCCGTCGAAGGCAAGGTGATCTCGGAGGACGAAATCCCCGTCGAGGAATACGAGGACCGCGTCGTCACCTGGCCGGAGGAGGAGGGGTAG